Proteins encoded together in one Triticum dicoccoides isolate Atlit2015 ecotype Zavitan chromosome 7B, WEW_v2.0, whole genome shotgun sequence window:
- the LOC119335250 gene encoding putative laccase-9, giving the protein MGVTKAPVIWSVGVVVAALIVAAQGSPSSARRRYSFFEDDGLSRHHRHRHYDFVIKENNYTRLCREKTILTVNGEFPGPTIYARKGDVVVVNVFNQGDKNITLHWHGVNQPRSPWWDGPEYITQCPIQPGKKFTYRIIFSEEEGTLWWHAHSAMDRDTVHGAIVIRPRRGTTYPFSKPHREIPIILGEWWNNDIRQVLADATSTGSDFQPSDANTINGQPGDLFACSSNGTFRLPVKRGKTYMLRIINAALTNGFFFAVAGHRITVVGSDASYTKPFSVDHVFIDAGQTVTALLKARRGRSNARYFYMASRPLATNPQATVDNSTATAVLEYVDAPAAPVYAARDLPSLPAINDSSAAAAFTARLRSLASKEHPADVPRHVDEHMLVTVEVNEIACAPGEACKGPHGNRFASSLNNVSFETPRSDILGAYYRSAVGGVVRTDFPDNPPSPFNFTADDLPPELALTARDTRVKVLEYGTVLEVVLQGTTILGGDSHPMHLHGFSFYVVGRGIGNFDKPTDPAKYNLVDPPYQNTVSVPRNGWVAIRLRAENPGVWFMHCHFERHMVWGMETVFIVKNGKGPNAKIRPPPPNMPRC; this is encoded by the exons ATGGGCGTCACCAAGGCGCCGGTGATCTGGTCAGTCGGCGTGGTGGTTGCAGCGCTCATTGTCGCAGCTCAAGGATCGCCGTCGTCTGCCCGCCGCCGCTACAGTTTCTTC GAAGACGACGGCCTGAGTCGCCATCACCGTCACCGTCACTACGATTTCGTC ATAAAAGAGAATAACTACACGAGGCTCTGCCGTGAAAAGACCATCCTCACCGTCAACGGCGAGTTCCCCGGCCCGACCATCTACGCGAGGAAGGGCGACGTCGTCGTTGTCAACGTCTTCAACCAGGGCGATAAGAACATCACCCTCCACTG GCACGGGGTGAACCAGCCGCGAAGTCCGTGGTGGGACGGGCCGGAGTACATAACGCAGTGCCCGATCCAGCCGGGCAAGAAATTCACCTATCGGATCatcttctccgaggaggaaggCACGCTGTGGTGGCACGCGCACAGCGCCATGGACCGCGACACCGTGCATGGCGCCATCGTCATCCGCCCCCGGCGCGGCACAACCTACCCATTCAGCAAACCGCACCGAGAGATACCCATCATACTTG GGGAATGGTGGAACAACGACATTCGGCAAGTGCTCGCCGACGCCACCTCCACCGGCAGCGACTTCCAGCCTTCAGACGCCAACACCATCAACGGCCAGCCCGGTGACCTGTTCGCTTGCTCCAGCAATGGCACCTTCAGGCTGCCAGTCAAGCGTGGCAAGACCTACATGCTCCGGATCATCAACGCAGCCCTGACCAACGGATTTTTCTTCGCCGTCGCCGGGCACCGCATCACCGTGGTCGGCTCTGACGCTTCCTACACCAAGCCGTTCAGCGTCGACCACGTATTCATCGATGCCGGCCAAACGGTGACCGCGCTGCTCAAGGCCCGCCGTGGCCGCTCAAACGCCCGGTACTTCTACATGGCGTCGAGGCCGCTGGCGACCAACCCGCAGGCCACCGTCGACAACAGCACGGCCACCGCCGTCCTGGAGTACGTCGACGCTCCCGCGGCGCCGGTCTATGCGGCGCGTGACCTCCCCAGCCTTCCTGCCATCAACGACAGCTCTGCGGCGGCCGCGTTCACGGCGCGGCTCAGGTCGCTGGCCAGCAAGGAGCACCCGGCCGACGTGCCCCGGCACGTCGACGAGCACATGCTCGTCACGGTGGAGGTGAACGAGATCGCGTGCGCGCCCGGCGAGGCATGCAAGGGGCCCCACGGCAACCGCTTCGCGTCGAGCCTCAACAACGTGAGCTTCGAGACGCCGCGGAGCGACATCCTCGGAGCCTACTACCGCTCCGCCGTCGGCGGCGTGGTCAGGACCGACTTCCCCGACAACCCGCCGTCGCCCttcaacttcacggccgacgacctGCCCCCGGAGCTCGCGCTGACCGCGAGAGACACGAGGGTGAAGGTGCTGGAGTACGGCACCGTCCTGGAGGTGGTGTTGCAGGGCACGACCATCCTCGGCGGCGACAGCCATCCCATGCACCTGCACGGGTTTAGCTTCTACGTGGTGGGGAGAGGGATTGGCAACTTCGACAAGCCCACGGACCCGGCCAAGTACAACCTGGTCGACCCGCCGTACCAGAACACCGTCTCCGTTCCCAGGAATGGATGGGTTGCAATCCGCCTCCGTGCAGAAAACCCTG GCGTATGGTTCATGCACTGCCATTTCGAGCGCCACATGGTATGGGGGATGGAAACGGTGTTCATCGTGAAGAACGGCAAGGGACCAAATGCTAAGATCAGGCCACCACCTCCAAATATGCCCAGGTGTTGA